The DNA region GAAACTGTCTTTATCGAATATCACAAGTGTGATATCCATATCGTGGTCTTCAAGGAATTTTCGCGCTTCGTCCGCGGCAATGGCTATGGCTTCCGCCTTGGGGTAGCCGTATACTCCTGCCGAAATCAGCGGGAAAGCTATGCTTGTACAGCCAAGGCTTTCAGCAAGTGCAAGGGAATTTCGGTAACAGCTTTGAAGCTGTTCTCTTTCACCGTTTTCACCGCCGTGCCATATGGGGCCTACGGTGTGGATAATATGCTTGCAGTTAAGGCGGTAGCCCTTTGTCGCCTTTGCCTGACCTGTTTCACAGCCGCCGAGAAGTCTGCATTCTTCCAGAAGTTCAGAACCTGCCGCACGGTGTATGGCACCGTCAACTCCACCGCCGCCAAGCAAAGATGTATTGGCAGCATTAACTATTGCGTCAGCTTTAAGTTTGGTTATATCCGCACGCACCAGACTAAATGGCATAATTATCCCTCCGTTTACTGTTATGTTTATTCTTCTGCTTTATCTTCAAGTGAAAGCTGTCCAAGGTCATCGCCGTAGGCGCTTTGCATCAGCATCGTCCTGAGAGCGGTACTTCTTCGGTTTTTACCGTTGTTCATTATCATGAAGCCTATCCGCTGCGCTGTGCCAAGTATCACAAGAAGCTTTTTCGCCCTTGTTACAGCGGTGTACAGCAGATTTCGGTAGTAGAGGCTGTCCATGCCGTCGTAGAGGGTGAGTATGACCGCATCGTACTCAGAGCCCTGACTTTTATGTACTGTGACGGCGTAGGCAAGTTCAAGGTCGTCCAGCATTTCACCGCTGTAATCTGCTATCCTGCCGTCAAAATCTATGGTGACGATCTTCAGGGAAGTCCTGACACCGATGACTATACCTATATCGCCGTTGTAGACACCCTTGCCGTTTTCCTCTTTTCCGTTGTCTGTACGAGTCCAGCTTATCTCGTAGTTGTTCTTTGTCTGCATGACCTTGTCACCCACGCGGTAGATGGCATAGGGGGTTTTTAGCTCGTCCTTTTTCTTGTCAGCGGGATTCAGTTCCTCCTGCAATATCTTGTTGAGTTCGGGAGTGCCGATGCGCCCTTGTCTTGTGGGGGAAAGCACCTGTATATCCCTTATCGGAGAGAAACCGTACTTCTTGGGAAGTCTGTCGCTGCAAAGTTCTACCAGAGTGGTATAGATATCCTCGGCTTCGGGTCTGCGTAGGTATACAAAATCCCTGTCCCGCTTTTTGAGGTCTATCATTTCGCCCGAAACTATCCTGTGGGCGTTCATGACTATGTCGGATTCCTGTGCCTGACGGAACACCTCGGTCAGTCTTACCACCGACATAACTCCGCTGTCGATGATATCCTGCAAAACATTTCCCGGCCCTACGGGGGGAAGCTGGTCGCTGTCGCCCACGAGTATAAGCTTGCAGGTGACGCTGAGGGCGCGAAGCAAGGCTTCAAACAGCACGCTGTCAACCATTGACATCTCGTCAACCACCATTACCTCGCAGTCGAGAAGGTCGTCTTCATCGTGAACGAACAGCATTCTGTCGCCGTCAGAGGGTATAACTTCAAGCATACGATGGATAGTTTTGGCTTCACAGCCTGTCATATCGCTTATGCGCTTTGCCGCACGGCCTGTTGGGGCGGCAATCATGACATCGAGACCCTGCTGTTCAAACAGGGAGATTATGGCGTTGAGGGTAGTGGTCTTGCCTGTACCGGGGCCGCCGGTCAGGACAAGAAAGCCCTCGGATATTGCGAGGTTTATGGCTTTGCGCTGTTTATCCTCGTACTTTATGCCGCTCTCCTGTTCTTCCATGTCGATTATCTCGGAGTAGTCTATCTTGTTATCATGGGTTATGCTTCGCATGACTTCAAGACGGCGGGATATATATTCCTCTGCCTTGTAATAGCAGTGTAGCATGGCGTGTTCAACGCCGCCGATATCCATTTTGAAAATATCCTGTTCTTCAAGTGCGACTTCTTTGACTTTATCAAACAATTCCCCGCTGACATTCAGCAGGCGCATGGTATCACGTTTGAGTACTTCCATGGGTATGCAGGTGTGACCGCCCTCACGGGCTGAACTTCTCAGCACGAAAGCCATGCCCGCTCTTATCCTCTGCTCGCTGTCACGGGGGATATCCTCGCTTTCGGCTATCTCGTCAGCCTTGGCGAAAGCAAGCTCGATGCCGTCGTTGCAAAGCAGGTAGGGATTGGACTTTATAAGGTCTTCCGCAGAATTTCCCAGTTTTCTCCATGCGCGGACACCGTATTTTGTGGCAACGCCGTTCTTGCTCATATAAACCAGAAGTGCCCTTGCGGCAAAGGTCTTTTTAAAATCCTCGTGTATCGCATCGGCTTTTTTAGGGTCTATGCCTTTGACCTCGGTGAGCTTTTCGGGCTCGTTCTCGATTATCTCAAGAGTCTTACCGCCGAAAGCTGCCACAAGCCTTTTTGCCATAACAGGCTTTACCGAATCCAGCGCACCGCTTACAAGATAGCGCAGTATGGAGGCTTCTCCTGTCGGAAGGCTTCGCTCAAACATCTGCACGCGGAA from Ruminococcus albus AD2013 includes:
- the recD2 gene encoding SF1B family DNA helicase RecD2 produces the protein MSEAEKIEGEVDRVQFKSDDGSFCVIDVNTGDDLIKAVGELGNIEEGESVILTGEYVKHRTFGRQFRVQMFERSLPTGEASILRYLVSGALDSVKPVMAKRLVAAFGGKTLEIIENEPEKLTEVKGIDPKKADAIHEDFKKTFAARALLVYMSKNGVATKYGVRAWRKLGNSAEDLIKSNPYLLCNDGIELAFAKADEIAESEDIPRDSEQRIRAGMAFVLRSSAREGGHTCIPMEVLKRDTMRLLNVSGELFDKVKEVALEEQDIFKMDIGGVEHAMLHCYYKAEEYISRRLEVMRSITHDNKIDYSEIIDMEEQESGIKYEDKQRKAINLAISEGFLVLTGGPGTGKTTTLNAIISLFEQQGLDVMIAAPTGRAAKRISDMTGCEAKTIHRMLEVIPSDGDRMLFVHDEDDLLDCEVMVVDEMSMVDSVLFEALLRALSVTCKLILVGDSDQLPPVGPGNVLQDIIDSGVMSVVRLTEVFRQAQESDIVMNAHRIVSGEMIDLKKRDRDFVYLRRPEAEDIYTTLVELCSDRLPKKYGFSPIRDIQVLSPTRQGRIGTPELNKILQEELNPADKKKDELKTPYAIYRVGDKVMQTKNNYEISWTRTDNGKEENGKGVYNGDIGIVIGVRTSLKIVTIDFDGRIADYSGEMLDDLELAYAVTVHKSQGSEYDAVILTLYDGMDSLYYRNLLYTAVTRAKKLLVILGTAQRIGFMIMNNGKNRRSTALRTMLMQSAYGDDLGQLSLEDKAEE